The bacterium genomic sequence ACCAACGATTATAAATAGGAGAATTGACACAACAAAAGAAATCCAGAATTTCTGGGCACGTATTGTTTCAATTTTTAACTTTCTTTCCGATTGAAGAAGTTTAATCTCTGCATCCTTCTTCTCTGTCGCAAAAAGTATCTGAAGTTCAGCTACATTATCTTTCTTTTTATCCGAAGCTACCATTCTGTAAAATTTATGATGCAATTTCCTATACTTTACAGCTTCCTTATACATGCCCAATGCTTCATACAGTTCCGCACTATACAAGTAATTATCCAAAAGCAGGTTCCTGTCCTGAATTTTTTCTGCAATAGTTCTGGCTTTTTTCAGTACAGAAAGAGCTTTGGGGGTGTAGCCCAATCTTGTATAAACGACGCCTAAATTATTCAATACTTCAATAATTCCCCATGTATCATTTAATTTATGATGTATATTCAAGGCTTCTTCTAAAAGAGGCAATGATTTCTCATACAATCCCATATCACTATAAATAATTCCAAGATTATTGAGAATCCTGGCCATTCCTGGTTTTGTACCCTCCTTTTTTTCAATTGAATAGGATTTTTTTAGAGTATTCAGCGCTTTTTTAAAATCATGTTCTGAGTCATATATAAGACCTATTCCATTAAATGCACTGCTCATACCAGGTTGATTTTCACTTTTCTTATAAATCTTAAGTGCACGGTTATAAAAAATTAATGCTTTGTCAAGATAACCAAGACTGAAGTACACACTTCCGATCCTCTCGAATACTTTAGCAGTGTAAAGCTCTTCTCCAAGTTCGGTAAATATTTTCTGCGCTCTAAAAAGATACTCCATTGAAACATCAAGGGCCCTAAGATATCTGTATGCAGTCCCAATATTCATAAGGGAAACAGCTTCGTTCAATCTATCATTTATTGTTTCTGACAAAACCAGTGCTTCTTTTCCATAGCTTACAGCATCTCTTGATGAGTTTTTTGCACTTTTAACAGACAAATTGTTCAGGTCATTTATTCTTTCCAGAATATCTGTATTTGTATTGTCTGGCTGTACAAAATTATTCTTTCTGCCTAAAGCAAAACCATGGATAAAAAAAATAATTAACAGAAATAGCACTCTGTTTTTCATAAACCTATCTCTTTTTGTTCAATGGATTTTCCCTGTAATATACTAATTACGCT encodes the following:
- a CDS encoding tetratricopeptide repeat protein, coding for MKNRVLFLLIIFFIHGFALGRKNNFVQPDNTNTDILERINDLNNLSVKSAKNSSRDAVSYGKEALVLSETINDRLNEAVSLMNIGTAYRYLRALDVSMEYLFRAQKIFTELGEELYTAKVFERIGSVYFSLGYLDKALIFYNRALKIYKKSENQPGMSSAFNGIGLIYDSEHDFKKALNTLKKSYSIEKKEGTKPGMARILNNLGIIYSDMGLYEKSLPLLEEALNIHHKLNDTWGIIEVLNNLGVVYTRLGYTPKALSVLKKARTIAEKIQDRNLLLDNYLYSAELYEALGMYKEAVKYRKLHHKFYRMVASDKKKDNVAELQILFATEKKDAEIKLLQSERKLKIETIRAQKFWISFVVSILLFIIVGASLVIIHSRNKLNMYKILVKKNMKIVEYEKLIEKGDKKVFKHIQRLKLQGAAKKTEDQDETKYHHSNLTEEQKENIFDSIVHIIEEEKYFLQHDASLANVAKELGVNRSYISQVINEDFGKSFSNVINEYRVKEARRLLAEDSTRIFTIASVAKSVGFNSINVFNKAFKKYTGITPSFFVKSLHQQELQGQISSE